The Sulfolobus acidocaldarius DSM 639 genome has a window encoding:
- the hemL gene encoding glutamate-1-semialdehyde 2,1-aminomutase has translation MSEKYWNIASHYFAGGVNSPVRAAVKPYPFYVERAEGAYLYTADNKQLIDYVLGYGPLILGHANQYVTKKIIEQVNKGWLYGTPSPIEIELARKISHHLPSAQKIRFVNSGTEATMLALRLARAYTGREKIIKFHGNYHGAHDYLLLDAGSAFTEFNVNVYNGIPKSIVNTIRICEYNDAECVEKLSKSEDIAGVIVEPVMGNMGVILPDKDFLERLREITLTYNSVLIFDEVITGFRLGLGGAQGTFNVTPDLTTLGKIIGGGLPIGAVAGKKEIIDMLTPAGKVFNAGTFNANPLTMTAGLATIEVLERENVHEVANRAVNVILEELVNALDKKIPNNFVINHIGSMFQVFFGVKKVSNATEAKLANKEMYQKFHNLLLQRGVFIPPSQFETIFTSYAHKDVVVNTTLEILRKVVQEL, from the coding sequence TTGAGTGAAAAATATTGGAATATAGCTAGTCATTATTTTGCAGGGGGAGTAAACAGTCCAGTAAGAGCTGCAGTAAAACCTTATCCTTTTTATGTGGAAAGGGCAGAAGGAGCGTACCTGTATACAGCTGATAATAAACAATTAATAGATTATGTGTTAGGTTACGGTCCTCTAATACTTGGGCATGCAAATCAATATGTAACCAAAAAAATTATAGAACAAGTTAATAAGGGTTGGCTATATGGTACACCAAGTCCTATTGAGATAGAGTTGGCAAGAAAGATATCCCATCATCTTCCATCAGCTCAAAAAATAAGATTTGTGAATAGTGGAACTGAAGCTACAATGTTAGCATTAAGGCTCGCTAGAGCATACACGGGAAGGGAGAAAATAATAAAATTTCATGGAAATTATCATGGCGCACACGACTATCTTCTGTTAGATGCAGGAAGTGCATTTACCGAATTTAACGTGAATGTTTATAATGGAATTCCTAAGAGTATAGTTAATACAATTAGAATTTGTGAGTATAATGACGCTGAATGCGTAGAAAAATTATCCAAAAGCGAAGATATAGCTGGAGTAATTGTAGAACCAGTTATGGGAAATATGGGGGTTATCCTACCCGATAAGGATTTTTTAGAGAGGCTAAGGGAAATTACACTAACTTATAATTCTGTTTTAATATTTGACGAAGTTATAACTGGATTTAGATTAGGTTTAGGTGGTGCCCAAGGTACGTTTAATGTTACCCCAGATTTAACCACATTAGGAAAGATAATTGGTGGCGGTTTGCCTATAGGAGCAGTAGCTGGAAAAAAGGAAATAATTGATATGTTAACACCAGCCGGTAAGGTATTCAATGCAGGTACATTTAATGCAAATCCGTTAACTATGACAGCTGGATTAGCTACTATAGAAGTTTTAGAGCGAGAAAATGTTCATGAAGTAGCAAATAGAGCTGTGAATGTAATATTAGAAGAATTAGTTAATGCGTTAGATAAGAAAATTCCAAATAATTTCGTCATAAATCATATAGGAAGTATGTTTCAGGTGTTCTTTGGAGTCAAAAAGGTTTCGAATGCAACAGAAGCGAAATTAGCTAATAAAGAAATGTATCAAAAATTCCATAACTTGTTACTTCAAAGAGGCGTATTTATTCCACCAAGTCAGTTTGAAACCATATTCACATCATACGCACACAAAGATGTAGTAGTAAACACTACATTGGAAATTCTGAGAAAAGTGGTTCAGGAGTTATGA